A portion of the Pseudoxanthomonas sp. JBR18 genome contains these proteins:
- the glmM gene encoding phosphoglucosamine mutase has product MSQASRKYFGTDGIRGRVGQGPISADFMLRLGNAYGHALAARVRRAGAGKPVVIIGKDTRISNYMFEAALEAGLVAAGVDVQLMGPMPTPAVSHLTRALRASGGIVISASHNPHHDNGIKFFSAEGEKLDDATELAIEAALEQPFRTVASEQLGKAVRTRDAVGRYVESCKNSIPREFDLTGMKIVVDCANGATYQVAPIVLRELGARVEVIGDAPNGLNINDGVGSTHPEHLAKRVVLSGADLGIAFDGDGDRVLFVDGRGEVVDGDGLLYVLASDWKASGRLRGAVVGTLMTNYGLEKALGEQGIDFIRAKVGDRYVHQALVDGDGVLGGEASGHILCLDRANTGDGIVSALQVLEVLHRTGRRLDQALANLTMLPQKTTNVRLDGVAAKAVVEAPAVQAALKDAQAAVAGRGRAFLRPSGTEPVVRVTVEADDDALMQSTLEALAEAVRAAA; this is encoded by the coding sequence ATGTCCCAGGCCAGCCGGAAGTACTTCGGCACCGACGGCATCCGCGGGCGCGTCGGCCAGGGACCGATCTCGGCCGATTTCATGCTGCGCCTGGGCAACGCCTACGGCCATGCCCTGGCCGCGCGCGTACGTCGCGCCGGGGCGGGCAAGCCGGTGGTGATCATCGGCAAGGACACACGCATCTCCAACTACATGTTCGAGGCTGCGCTGGAAGCCGGGCTGGTCGCCGCCGGCGTGGACGTGCAGCTGATGGGGCCGATGCCCACGCCCGCGGTGTCACACCTGACCCGCGCGCTGCGCGCCTCCGGCGGGATCGTGATTTCCGCCTCGCACAATCCGCACCATGACAACGGCATCAAGTTCTTCTCCGCCGAGGGCGAGAAGCTCGACGACGCCACCGAGCTGGCGATCGAGGCCGCGCTGGAACAGCCGTTCCGCACCGTGGCCTCCGAGCAGCTGGGCAAGGCCGTGCGCACCCGCGATGCGGTCGGGCGCTACGTGGAGAGCTGCAAGAATTCGATCCCGCGCGAGTTCGACCTGACCGGCATGAAGATCGTGGTGGACTGCGCCAATGGCGCGACCTACCAGGTCGCACCGATCGTGCTGCGCGAACTGGGCGCGCGCGTCGAAGTGATCGGCGATGCGCCCAACGGCCTGAACATCAACGACGGCGTCGGGTCCACCCACCCGGAGCATCTGGCCAAGCGCGTGGTGCTGTCCGGTGCGGACTTGGGGATCGCCTTCGATGGCGATGGCGATCGGGTGCTGTTCGTCGACGGGCGCGGCGAAGTGGTCGATGGCGACGGGCTGCTGTACGTGCTGGCCAGCGACTGGAAGGCCTCCGGTCGCCTGCGCGGAGCGGTGGTCGGCACGCTGATGACCAACTACGGGCTGGAAAAGGCATTGGGCGAGCAGGGCATCGATTTCATCCGCGCCAAGGTGGGCGATCGCTACGTGCACCAGGCCCTGGTCGATGGCGATGGCGTGCTGGGCGGGGAAGCCTCGGGCCACATCCTGTGCCTGGACCGCGCCAACACCGGCGACGGCATCGTCAGCGCGCTGCAGGTGCTGGAAGTCCTGCACCGGACGGGCCGCCGCCTGGATCAGGCGCTGGCCAACCTGACCATGCTGCCGCAAAAGACCACCAACGTGCGTCTCGACGGCGTGGCCGCCAAGGCGGTGGTGGAGGCGCCTGCCGTCCAGGCGGCGCTGAAGGATGCGCAGGCGGCGGTCGCCGGGCGCGGGCGCGCGTTCCTGCGCCCGTCCGGCACCGAGCCGGTGGTCCGAGTCACGGTGGAAGCCGACGACGACGCGCTGATGCAGTCCACGCTCGAAGCGCTGGCCGAGGCGGTGCGTGCCGCGGCATGA
- the trpA gene encoding tryptophan synthase subunit alpha, with the protein MNRLEGKFEALKASGRKALVPFVTAGDPSLEATVPVMRALVEAGADVIELGVPFSDPMADGPTIQRSSERALARGAGLRFVLEAVNAFRQIDATTPVVLMGYLNPVEIHGTQRFAREAAAAGVDGVLLVDLPPEEAGDTLAVFEPYRLKLISLAAPTTSDARMDLLCEQAQGYLYYVSFAGVTGASDRLDTQAAGQRLQALRSRSRVPVVAGFGIRDAASAAAMAVQADGVVVGSALVGAIAEADSPVRAAELAGNFLRPLREALDRGLG; encoded by the coding sequence ATGAACCGGCTCGAAGGCAAGTTCGAAGCGCTCAAGGCCTCCGGGCGCAAGGCACTGGTGCCCTTTGTGACCGCTGGCGACCCTTCGCTGGAGGCCACTGTGCCGGTGATGCGCGCCCTGGTCGAAGCCGGCGCCGACGTGATCGAGCTGGGCGTGCCGTTCTCCGATCCGATGGCCGATGGGCCGACCATCCAGCGCAGCTCAGAGCGCGCGCTGGCGCGCGGGGCCGGGCTGCGCTTCGTGCTGGAGGCGGTCAACGCCTTCCGCCAGATCGACGCGACCACGCCGGTGGTGTTGATGGGATATCTGAATCCGGTCGAGATCCATGGGACGCAGCGCTTCGCCCGCGAGGCCGCGGCCGCCGGCGTGGACGGCGTCCTGTTGGTCGACCTGCCTCCGGAAGAGGCCGGCGATACCCTGGCGGTGTTCGAGCCGTACCGTCTGAAGCTGATTTCGCTGGCCGCCCCGACCACCTCCGATGCGCGCATGGATCTGCTGTGCGAACAGGCGCAGGGGTATCTGTATTACGTCAGTTTCGCCGGCGTGACCGGGGCCTCCGACCGCCTGGACACGCAGGCCGCGGGGCAGCGCTTGCAGGCGTTGCGGTCGCGGTCGCGGGTGCCGGTGGTGGCGGGCTTTGGCATCCGCGACGCCGCCAGTGCGGCGGCCATGGCGGTCCAGGCCGATGGCGTGGTGGTCGGCAGCGCCCTGGTTGGCGCGATCGCCGAAGCCGACAGCCCGGTCCGGGCAGCTGAACTGGCGGGGAACTTCCTGCGCCCGCTGCGTGAGGCGCTGGATCGGGGGCTGGGCTAA
- the accD gene encoding acetyl-CoA carboxylase, carboxyltransferase subunit beta, whose product MSWLSKLMPSGIRTDAATRTPKRSVPEGLWEKCDNCGAVLYRPELEENLEVCPKCNHHMAIRARARLAALFDAGSTRELGASLGPTDVLKFRDQKRYADRIKAAQKSTGERDALITLQGQVKGNAMVASAFDFAYMGGSMGSVVGERFALGAEKALELGCPFVCFSASGGARMQESLFSLLQMAKTSAALGRLRAAGLPYISVLTHPTTGGVSASFAMLGDINIGEPKALIGFAGPRVIEQTVREKLPEGFQRSEFLLEHGAIDQICDRRELRDRLADLCAMMMKQPRPASDAEAA is encoded by the coding sequence ATGAGCTGGCTCAGCAAATTGATGCCCTCGGGCATCCGCACCGACGCAGCGACCCGCACCCCCAAGCGCAGCGTTCCCGAAGGCTTGTGGGAAAAGTGCGACAACTGCGGCGCGGTGCTGTACCGGCCCGAGCTTGAGGAAAACCTGGAGGTCTGCCCGAAGTGCAACCACCACATGGCCATCCGCGCCCGCGCCCGCCTGGCGGCCCTGTTCGATGCCGGCTCCACCCGTGAGCTGGGCGCCAGCCTGGGCCCGACCGATGTGCTCAAGTTCCGGGACCAGAAGCGCTATGCCGATCGCATCAAGGCCGCGCAGAAGTCCACCGGCGAGCGCGATGCGCTGATCACCCTGCAGGGTCAGGTCAAGGGCAACGCCATGGTGGCCAGTGCCTTCGACTTCGCCTACATGGGCGGCTCGATGGGCTCGGTGGTCGGCGAGCGTTTCGCCCTGGGTGCCGAAAAAGCGCTGGAGTTGGGTTGCCCGTTCGTGTGCTTCTCCGCCTCGGGCGGCGCGCGCATGCAGGAGAGCCTGTTCTCGCTACTGCAGATGGCCAAGACCTCCGCGGCGCTGGGGCGGCTGCGCGCGGCCGGCCTGCCGTACATCTCCGTGCTGACCCATCCGACCACCGGTGGCGTATCGGCCAGCTTTGCGATGCTGGGCGACATCAACATCGGCGAGCCCAAGGCGCTGATCGGCTTCGCCGGCCCGCGCGTGATCGAGCAGACCGTGCGCGAGAAGCTGCCCGAAGGCTTCCAGCGCTCCGAGTTCCTGCTCGAGCACGGCGCCATCGACCAGATCTGCGATCGTCGTGAGCTGCGCGACCGCCTGGCCGACCTGTGCGCGATGATGATGAAGCAGCCCAGGCCCGCCAGCGACGCCGAGGCTGCCTGA
- a CDS encoding LysR family transcriptional regulator — MKTFALPSLGALRAFEAAARLESMSRAAEALHVTHGAVSRQVRALEEALGQPLFDRVGRGLVLTPAGRRLRDACGQAFAQLGQAWGELQRGAAGDTLVLGCSASVLARWVIPRLERMQHALPGVRLHFSAQESPGRALADVDALLLLGQAPWPPDWQVLELAGEAIGPVIGARHPHLPRLQHAPPSALLGEPLLHTTSRPQAWPQWALAHGLDPQALQLGEAFPHLYYLLEAAASGLGVAIAPQPLVADDLASGRLVAPWGFTPTAGHWALCSARRTPDARLLALAEWIRAELAPAA; from the coding sequence ATGAAAACCTTCGCCCTGCCCTCGCTGGGGGCCCTGCGCGCCTTCGAGGCGGCCGCGCGACTGGAAAGCATGAGCCGCGCGGCCGAGGCGCTGCACGTCACCCATGGCGCGGTCAGTCGCCAGGTCCGCGCGCTGGAGGAAGCCCTAGGACAGCCCCTGTTCGACCGGGTCGGACGCGGACTGGTCCTGACCCCGGCCGGACGCCGCCTGCGGGATGCCTGTGGTCAGGCGTTCGCCCAGCTCGGCCAGGCCTGGGGCGAGCTGCAGCGCGGCGCGGCCGGCGACACCTTGGTGCTGGGCTGCTCCGCCAGCGTGCTGGCGCGCTGGGTGATCCCGCGCCTGGAGCGGATGCAGCACGCCCTGCCCGGCGTGCGCCTGCACTTCTCCGCCCAGGAATCGCCGGGGCGCGCCCTGGCCGATGTCGATGCCCTGCTACTGCTCGGCCAGGCCCCCTGGCCGCCGGATTGGCAGGTGCTGGAACTGGCCGGCGAAGCGATCGGCCCGGTGATCGGTGCGCGCCATCCCCACTTGCCCCGGTTACAGCACGCGCCCCCGTCTGCCCTGCTGGGCGAACCGCTGCTGCACACCACCTCGCGTCCACAGGCCTGGCCGCAGTGGGCGCTGGCCCACGGGCTGGACCCGCAGGCCCTGCAACTGGGCGAGGCCTTCCCGCATCTGTACTACCTGCTGGAAGCCGCCGCGTCCGGCCTGGGCGTCGCGATCGCCCCACAACCGCTGGTTGCCGACGACCTGGCCAGCGGCCGCCTGGTAGCGCCGTGGGGCTTTACCCCCACCGCCGGACACTGGGCGCTGTGCAGCGCACGCCGCACACCCGATGCACGCCTGCTGGCCCTGGCCGAATGGATCCGGGCGGAACTGGCGCCCGCTGCCTAA
- a CDS encoding NADH-quinone oxidoreductase subunit C → MAEQADYIDELRTRFTDAAVTVSPSGETTIEVPHAQWHDLCLALRDSFGFEQLTDLCGVDYLGFGSDEWDTSDVSSQGFSRGVEGKAVGRFAWGEMPTGEGADHATGLPMPTNRFAAVAHLISYQHNRRVRVRCYAPNDDVPVVSSVTDIWPGANWFEREAFDLFGIVFAGHPDLRRILTDYGFVGHPFRKDFPLIGNVEVRYDEERKRVVYEPVTSVEPRVGVPRVIREDARYQTAAGETAARESSK, encoded by the coding sequence ATGGCAGAGCAAGCCGATTACATCGACGAGTTGCGCACGCGTTTCACCGACGCGGCCGTGACCGTATCGCCCTCGGGCGAGACCACCATCGAAGTGCCGCACGCACAGTGGCATGACCTGTGCCTGGCGTTGCGCGACAGCTTTGGCTTCGAACAGCTGACCGACCTGTGCGGCGTGGACTATCTGGGTTTCGGCAGTGACGAGTGGGATACCTCGGACGTGTCGTCCCAGGGCTTCTCACGCGGCGTGGAAGGCAAGGCCGTGGGTCGCTTCGCCTGGGGCGAGATGCCCACGGGGGAGGGCGCGGACCATGCCACCGGCCTGCCGATGCCGACCAATCGCTTCGCGGCGGTCGCCCACCTGATCTCCTACCAGCACAACCGGCGCGTGCGCGTCCGCTGCTACGCCCCCAACGATGACGTTCCGGTGGTGTCCTCGGTCACCGACATCTGGCCGGGCGCCAATTGGTTCGAGCGCGAGGCCTTCGATTTGTTCGGTATCGTGTTCGCCGGGCATCCGGATCTGCGCCGCATCCTGACCGACTACGGCTTTGTCGGGCACCCGTTCCGCAAGGACTTCCCGCTGATCGGCAACGTCGAAGTGCGCTACGACGAGGAGCGCAAGCGCGTGGTGTATGAGCCGGTCACCTCGGTCGAGCCGCGCGTCGGCGTGCCACGTGTGATCCGCGAGGACGCGCGCTACCAGACCGCCGCCGGCGAGACCGCGGCGCGGGAGAGCAGCAAGTGA
- the secG gene encoding preprotein translocase subunit SecG — protein sequence MLMLILNVVYVLVAVAIIGLVLMQRGTGAQAGSGFGAGASGTVFGSRGASNFLSKSTKWLAVAFFAISLFMAWSASRTSHTTSVEQDLGLMSEQPATAAPAAPGEVAPSASTPPATQAPAASAPATSAPAESTPATGSPEQAPTQGQ from the coding sequence ATGTTGATGCTGATCCTGAATGTGGTCTACGTGCTGGTGGCGGTTGCCATCATCGGCCTGGTGCTGATGCAGCGCGGGACCGGTGCCCAGGCGGGCTCTGGCTTTGGCGCGGGTGCGTCGGGGACGGTGTTCGGTTCGCGTGGTGCTTCCAACTTCCTGTCCAAGAGCACCAAGTGGCTGGCCGTGGCCTTCTTCGCCATCAGCCTGTTCATGGCATGGAGCGCCTCGCGCACCTCGCACACCACCTCTGTTGAGCAGGATCTTGGCCTGATGTCCGAGCAGCCTGCCACGGCCGCGCCGGCGGCCCCGGGCGAAGTGGCGCCGTCGGCCAGCACGCCTCCGGCCACCCAGGCTCCGGCCGCCTCCGCCCCGGCGACATCGGCTCCGGCCGAGTCGACGCCTGCCACCGGTTCGCCGGAACAGGCTCCCACTCAGGGCCAGTGA
- a CDS encoding 2-oxoglutarate and iron-dependent oxygenase domain-containing protein — protein MSAIPTLDIARFITPTSAADRAAFVAELGAAYREWGFAGIRNHGIAQADIDAAYEVFKNFFALPDEAKLKYRVPGIGGARGYTAFGVETAKDSKHFDLKEFWHVGREIPADSQYADFMPPNLWPDEVPNFREHAYGLYQKLDALGSQVLAALALHIGLPEDYFVDKTNSGNSILRPIHYPPITSEDIPNVRAGAHEDINLITLLVGASAAGLEVKSKQGQWVPFTSDADTIVVNIGDMLQRLTNHVYPSTTHRVTNPPGEEARKPRYSVPFFLHPNPDFLIDVLPSTITPDNPKRYAEPITAQGYLEERLREIKLK, from the coding sequence ATGAGCGCCATTCCCACCCTCGATATCGCCCGTTTCATCACGCCGACCAGCGCCGCCGACCGGGCCGCGTTCGTGGCCGAGTTGGGGGCCGCCTATCGCGAGTGGGGCTTTGCTGGCATCCGCAATCACGGCATTGCGCAGGCCGATATCGATGCGGCCTATGAGGTGTTCAAGAATTTCTTCGCGCTGCCGGACGAGGCCAAGCTGAAGTACCGCGTGCCCGGCATCGGCGGCGCGCGCGGCTATACCGCCTTTGGCGTGGAGACGGCCAAGGATTCCAAGCATTTCGACCTCAAGGAGTTCTGGCACGTCGGCCGCGAGATCCCCGCCGACTCGCAGTACGCCGACTTCATGCCGCCCAACCTGTGGCCGGACGAAGTGCCTAACTTCCGCGAGCATGCCTACGGCCTGTACCAGAAGCTCGATGCCCTGGGCAGCCAGGTGCTGGCCGCGCTGGCCCTGCATATCGGTTTGCCGGAGGACTACTTCGTCGACAAGACCAACTCGGGTAATTCGATCCTGCGGCCGATCCACTATCCGCCGATCACCAGCGAGGACATCCCCAACGTGCGCGCCGGTGCGCACGAGGACATCAACCTGATCACGCTGCTGGTCGGGGCCAGCGCCGCGGGCCTGGAAGTGAAGTCCAAGCAGGGCCAGTGGGTGCCGTTCACCAGCGATGCGGACACCATCGTGGTCAACATCGGCGACATGCTGCAGCGCCTGACCAACCACGTGTATCCCTCGACCACGCACCGGGTGACCAATCCGCCGGGCGAGGAAGCGCGCAAGCCGCGTTACTCGGTGCCGTTCTTCCTGCACCCCAATCCGGATTTCCTGATCGACGTGCTGCCCTCGACGATCACCCCGGACAATCCCAAGCGCTATGCCGAGCCGATCACCGCCCAGGGCTACCTGGAAGAGCGCCTGCGCGAGATCAAACTGAAGTAA
- a CDS encoding NADH-quinone oxidoreductase subunit A, with translation MLANYLPNLLFLIVATGIGIALMIIGRLIGPRRPDAEKLSPYECGFEAFEDARMKFDVRYYLIAIQFIVFDLEIIFIVPWTQVFMDIGARSLVTMGLFVGMLFLGFIYVWKKGALEWE, from the coding sequence GTGCTGGCCAACTATCTGCCGAACCTGCTTTTCCTGATCGTCGCCACCGGTATCGGCATTGCGCTGATGATCATCGGTCGCCTCATCGGCCCGCGGCGTCCTGACGCCGAAAAGCTCTCCCCCTACGAGTGCGGTTTCGAAGCATTCGAGGACGCGCGCATGAAGTTCGATGTGCGCTACTACCTGATCGCCATCCAGTTCATCGTCTTCGACCTGGAAATCATCTTCATCGTGCCGTGGACCCAGGTGTTCATGGACATCGGTGCGCGCTCCCTGGTCACCATGGGCCTGTTCGTGGGCATGCTGTTCCTGGGCTTCATTTACGTCTGGAAGAAGGGAGCGCTCGAATGGGAGTGA
- the trpB gene encoding tryptophan synthase subunit beta — protein sequence MSTSPIRDFHAFPDPAGHYGRHGGRFVAETLIGPLEELAAAYDAARADPAFIAEYDRDLAHYVGRPSPIYHAERLSREVGGAQILLKREDLNHTGAHKINNTIGQALLAARMGKTRIIAETGAGQHGVASATVAARLGLECVVYMGATDIERQKINVYRMRLLGATVVPVTSGSATLKDALNEAMRDWVTNVADTFYIIGTVAGPDPYPRMVRDFNAIVGREARVQMLDQYGRLPDAITACVGGGSNAIGIFHAFLNDAGVKLYGAEAAGDGIETGRHAASIAAGRVGVLHGNRTYVICDDDGQIIETHSISAGLDYPGVGPEHAFLADSGRAQYLGITDDEALAAFHTLARTEGILAALESSHAVAQAIKLARELPRDQLVLCNLSGRGDKDVHTIAAHDNIQL from the coding sequence ATGTCGACCTCGCCCATCCGTGACTTTCATGCCTTCCCGGACCCTGCCGGCCACTACGGCCGCCACGGCGGCCGCTTCGTCGCCGAGACCCTGATCGGCCCGCTGGAGGAACTGGCCGCCGCCTACGATGCTGCCCGCGCCGACCCGGCCTTCATCGCCGAATACGATCGTGACCTGGCCCACTACGTCGGCCGTCCCAGCCCGATCTATCACGCCGAGCGACTGAGCCGCGAGGTGGGCGGCGCGCAGATCCTGCTCAAGCGCGAGGACCTCAACCACACCGGCGCGCACAAGATCAACAACACCATCGGCCAGGCTCTGCTGGCCGCGCGCATGGGCAAGACGCGGATCATCGCCGAGACCGGCGCCGGCCAGCACGGCGTGGCCAGCGCCACGGTGGCCGCGCGCCTGGGCCTGGAGTGCGTGGTCTACATGGGCGCCACCGACATCGAGCGGCAGAAGATCAACGTCTACCGCATGCGCCTGCTGGGTGCGACGGTGGTGCCGGTGACCAGTGGTTCGGCCACGCTCAAGGACGCGCTCAACGAGGCCATGCGCGACTGGGTCACCAACGTGGCCGACACCTTCTACATCATCGGCACCGTGGCCGGCCCGGACCCGTATCCGCGCATGGTCCGTGACTTCAACGCTATCGTCGGTCGCGAGGCGCGCGTGCAGATGCTGGATCAGTATGGCCGCCTGCCCGATGCGATCACCGCCTGCGTGGGTGGGGGCAGCAATGCGATCGGCATCTTCCATGCGTTCCTCAACGATGCAGGCGTGAAGCTCTACGGCGCCGAGGCCGCCGGCGACGGCATCGAGACCGGCCGCCATGCCGCCTCGATCGCCGCCGGCCGCGTCGGGGTGCTGCACGGCAACCGCACCTACGTGATCTGCGACGACGACGGCCAGATCATCGAGACCCATTCGATCTCCGCCGGCCTGGACTATCCCGGTGTGGGTCCGGAGCACGCCTTCCTGGCTGATTCGGGCCGCGCGCAGTACCTGGGCATCACCGACGACGAGGCGCTGGCCGCCTTTCACACGCTGGCCCGCACCGAAGGCATCCTGGCCGCGCTGGAATCCAGCCACGCAGTCGCCCAGGCGATCAAGCTGGCGCGCGAACTGCCCAGGGATCAACTGGTGCTGTGCAATCTTTCCGGGCGCGGCGACAAGGATGTCCATACCATCGCCGCCCACGACAACATCCAACTCTGA
- a CDS encoding NADH-quinone oxidoreductase subunit B, with protein MGVIQTLDKLMTNPIPEGRVDDILRPEGENPLLEKGYVTTSVDALMNWARTGSMWPMTFGLACCAVEMMHAGAARLDLDRYGVVFRPSPRQSDVMIVAGTLVNKMAPALRKVYDQMPEPKWVISMGSCANGGGYYHYSYSVVRGCDRIVPVDVYVPGCPPTAEALVYGILQLQKKIWRTQTIAR; from the coding sequence ATGGGAGTGATCCAAACCCTCGACAAGCTGATGACCAACCCGATCCCGGAAGGGCGGGTGGACGACATCTTGCGTCCCGAAGGGGAAAACCCGCTGCTGGAGAAGGGCTACGTCACCACCAGCGTCGATGCGCTGATGAACTGGGCCCGCACCGGTTCGATGTGGCCGATGACCTTCGGCCTGGCCTGCTGCGCGGTCGAGATGATGCATGCCGGCGCCGCGCGCCTGGACCTGGATCGCTACGGCGTCGTCTTCCGTCCCAGTCCGCGCCAGTCCGACGTGATGATCGTGGCCGGCACCCTGGTCAACAAGATGGCCCCGGCGCTGCGCAAGGTCTACGACCAGATGCCCGAGCCCAAGTGGGTCATCTCGATGGGCAGCTGCGCCAACGGCGGTGGCTACTACCACTATTCCTACTCGGTGGTGCGCGGCTGTGACCGCATCGTGCCGGTCGACGTCTACGTGCCGGGCTGTCCGCCGACGGCCGAGGCGCTGGTCTACGGCATCCTGCAGCTGCAGAAGAAGATCTGGCGTACCCAGACCATCGCCCGCTGA
- a CDS encoding SDR family oxidoreductase, whose amino-acid sequence MPSRSARGYALITGASSGIGAEFARQYAAAGVPLILTARRLDRLQALAAELGAQVDVQVIAENLEDPAAPARLHAEIQRRGLSVRILVNNAGYGVPGRYLTRDWATHARFVQLMVTSLCELTWRVLPDLLDSGAGHVINVASFAALVPGADGQTLYAPAKAWLVAMSESLALEYADRGLHVCALCPGFTWSEFHDVTGTREQMSRMPGWIWLTAEEVVRAGIDGVERGQVLVIPGWRYRWLYRVVRHLPQALLLKLMARSSRKVRAQA is encoded by the coding sequence ATGCCATCCCGATCCGCCAGGGGCTACGCCCTGATCACTGGTGCATCCAGCGGGATCGGGGCCGAGTTCGCCCGTCAGTACGCTGCCGCCGGCGTCCCGCTGATCCTCACCGCACGCCGGCTCGACCGGCTCCAGGCGCTGGCCGCAGAACTGGGCGCGCAGGTGGACGTCCAGGTCATTGCCGAGAATCTGGAGGACCCGGCCGCACCCGCCCGCCTCCACGCGGAAATCCAGCGCCGCGGGCTGTCAGTGCGCATCCTGGTGAACAACGCCGGCTACGGCGTGCCGGGACGCTACCTCACCCGCGACTGGGCCACCCATGCACGCTTCGTGCAGCTGATGGTGACCTCGCTGTGCGAGCTGACCTGGCGGGTGCTGCCGGACCTGCTGGACAGCGGTGCTGGACACGTTATCAACGTGGCCTCGTTCGCGGCCTTGGTGCCGGGTGCGGACGGGCAGACCCTCTACGCCCCCGCCAAGGCCTGGCTGGTGGCGATGAGCGAATCGCTGGCGCTGGAATACGCCGACCGCGGCCTGCACGTCTGCGCCCTGTGTCCGGGCTTCACCTGGTCGGAGTTCCACGATGTCACCGGCACCCGCGAGCAGATGTCGCGCATGCCCGGCTGGATCTGGTTGACCGCCGAGGAGGTCGTGCGTGCCGGCATCGACGGCGTCGAGCGCGGCCAGGTGCTGGTCATCCCGGGCTGGCGCTACCGCTGGCTGTACCGGGTGGTGCGCCACCTGCCGCAGGCCTTGCTGTTGAAACTGATGGCACGCAGCTCCCGCAAGGTGCGCGCGCAGGCATGA
- the tpiA gene encoding triose-phosphate isomerase yields MRRKIVAGNWKLHGSRGFATQLVGEVVQALPLEGVDVVVMPPLPYLGDLIEDFEGKAISFGAQDVSPNEKGAYTGEVSASMLVDVGARYGLVGHSERRQYHHESSELVARKFLAARNAGLMPVLCVGESLEQREAGQTEAVIASQLEPVLALVGVGGFDGAVVAYEPVWAIGTGRTASPQQAQEVHAFIRGIVAKHDARIADSLPLLYGGSVKPDNAAELFAQSDVDGGLVGGASLVADDFLAIARAAAR; encoded by the coding sequence ATGCGCCGCAAGATCGTCGCTGGAAACTGGAAACTGCACGGCAGCCGCGGCTTCGCCACCCAATTGGTGGGCGAGGTGGTCCAGGCCCTTCCGCTTGAGGGCGTGGACGTGGTCGTCATGCCACCCCTGCCGTACCTGGGCGATCTGATCGAGGACTTCGAGGGCAAGGCGATCAGTTTCGGCGCTCAGGATGTCAGCCCCAACGAGAAGGGGGCCTACACCGGCGAGGTGTCCGCCTCGATGCTGGTGGATGTCGGGGCGCGCTACGGCCTGGTTGGCCATTCCGAGCGTCGCCAGTACCATCATGAGAGCAGCGAGCTGGTCGCCCGCAAGTTCCTGGCCGCCCGCAACGCTGGCCTGATGCCGGTGCTGTGTGTGGGCGAATCCCTGGAGCAGCGCGAAGCAGGGCAGACCGAAGCGGTGATCGCGTCCCAGCTCGAGCCGGTCCTGGCGCTGGTGGGCGTGGGCGGGTTCGATGGTGCCGTGGTGGCCTACGAGCCGGTCTGGGCCATCGGCACCGGGCGCACGGCGTCGCCGCAGCAGGCGCAGGAGGTGCACGCGTTCATCCGTGGCATTGTGGCCAAGCACGATGCTAGAATCGCCGATTCGCTGCCCCTGCTGTACGGCGGCAGCGTCAAGCCCGACAACGCTGCGGAACTGTTTGCCCAGTCCGATGTCGATGGAGGGCTGGTCGGAGGCGCCTCGCTGGTGGCCGACGACTTTCTGGCCATCGCCCGTGCGGCGGCCAGGTGA
- a CDS encoding DUF3144 domain-containing protein — protein MADDTQTTPPQGAQAAPQLDPAFFDVVNKFVQLANRQGGIHGAQRASYAALHGVARYNCHAYLSVERDVPGTRAAFLDYMSGLYRKLLNEHLDALGTEHGVDVGVSELTYAAPADAGARDAAE, from the coding sequence ATGGCAGATGACACCCAGACCACCCCGCCGCAGGGCGCGCAGGCAGCGCCGCAGCTCGATCCGGCGTTCTTCGACGTGGTCAACAAGTTCGTGCAGTTGGCCAACCGCCAGGGCGGCATCCACGGCGCCCAGCGCGCCAGCTACGCCGCGCTGCACGGCGTGGCCCGCTACAACTGCCACGCCTACCTGAGCGTGGAGCGCGATGTGCCGGGGACCCGCGCGGCATTCCTGGACTACATGAGCGGGCTGTACCGCAAGCTGCTCAACGAGCACCTCGACGCGCTGGGCACCGAGCACGGCGTCGACGTCGGCGTGTCCGAACTGACCTATGCCGCGCCCGCGGACGCTGGCGCCCGGGACGCCGCCGAATGA